The proteins below are encoded in one region of Styela clava chromosome 4, kaStyClav1.hap1.2, whole genome shotgun sequence:
- the LOC144422060 gene encoding uncharacterized protein LOC144422060 isoform X1 produces the protein MIGAATKRTYQNQIDPNHDSSCRPPPTRRVMVRKRNIKHSNLNENRIWNDIINQSNKRNSKRYKKTSIPKQNSFIQHDSSNSAAAPKIHKPTVRQMLERANFQPVLQGKEINDELELVCRVDWPSYVRKYLSPSATITKLPIVTEMPFVTDLSSINGSSSVREVSFITESSSVSELTTVTLPNAVDILHTDSDDSRRTDDTYCIRKKPRNQTRYITSTP, from the exons ATGATAGGTGCTGCAACAAAAAGGACATACCAA AACCAAATCGATCCGAACCATGACTCaag TTGTCGACCACCTCCAACACGAAGAGTCATGGTTCGGAAAAGGAATATCAAACACTCAAATCTTAATGAAAATAGAATTTGGAATGACATTATAAATCaatcaaacaaaagaaattctAAAA GATACAAGAAAACATCTATACCG AAGCAAAACAGTTTCATACAGCATGACTCAAG TAACAGCGCAGCTGCACCAAAAATTCACAAACCCACCGTGAGACAAATGTTGGAACGAGCCAATTTTCAAC CGGTACTGCAAGGAAAAGAAATTAATGACGAATTGGAACTTGTTTGCAGAGTGGATTGGCCATCATATGTCAG AAAATATCTATCTCCATCTGCTACCATCACTAAGTTGCCAATTGTCACTGAGATGCCATTTGTCACGGACCTATCGTCGATCAATGGGTCGTCATCTGTCAGAGAGGTATCATTTATAACAGAGTCATCATCTGTCAGTGAGTTAACAACTGTCACTTTACCTAACG cTGTCGACATATTACACACTGACAGTGATGACTCCAGACGCACAGATGATACCTACTGTATCAGGAAAAAACCCAGAAACCAAACAAG ATATATTACATCTACACCCTAA
- the LOC144422060 gene encoding uncharacterized protein LOC144422060 isoform X2, which yields MVRKRNIKHSNLNENRIWNDIINQSNKRNSKRYKKTSIPKQNSFIQHDSSNSAAAPKIHKPTVRQMLERANFQPVLQGKEINDELELVCRVDWPSYVRKYLSPSATITKLPIVTEMPFVTDLSSINGSSSVREVSFITESSSVSELTTVTLPNAVDILHTDSDDSRRTDDTYCIRKKPRNQTRYITSTP from the exons ATGGTTCGGAAAAGGAATATCAAACACTCAAATCTTAATGAAAATAGAATTTGGAATGACATTATAAATCaatcaaacaaaagaaattctAAAA GATACAAGAAAACATCTATACCG AAGCAAAACAGTTTCATACAGCATGACTCAAG TAACAGCGCAGCTGCACCAAAAATTCACAAACCCACCGTGAGACAAATGTTGGAACGAGCCAATTTTCAAC CGGTACTGCAAGGAAAAGAAATTAATGACGAATTGGAACTTGTTTGCAGAGTGGATTGGCCATCATATGTCAG AAAATATCTATCTCCATCTGCTACCATCACTAAGTTGCCAATTGTCACTGAGATGCCATTTGTCACGGACCTATCGTCGATCAATGGGTCGTCATCTGTCAGAGAGGTATCATTTATAACAGAGTCATCATCTGTCAGTGAGTTAACAACTGTCACTTTACCTAACG cTGTCGACATATTACACACTGACAGTGATGACTCCAGACGCACAGATGATACCTACTGTATCAGGAAAAAACCCAGAAACCAAACAAG ATATATTACATCTACACCCTAA